TGATGCAATTTGTGGTGGGGTCAGGctgtcggatccgacgtggcggGCGTGCCCGGGCACGCCCGGACACCCATGTCCGCCCCATATTTTaactggatatgaggggtgccagTCAGTCCGGATGTTTGAGGCTCGTTTGAAGCGCCCGGATGTAGATGCTTTAAGGTGGATCATTCTTTCAACAAGATGCGGTGGTTTTGTCGGTCTTTCATATTGTGGCCCTCAATAGATGCCGCGATGGTGTGCGTTGGTGCGTGCGCACCCGTTGGTGTGACTGTATGTTCTGAGAAAAATCCTGATGGACTTGTTCCTACATTTGGTTAAACTATTAATTTACCTATGAATAATTTTCAGTTCGTGCCCCTATCTAGGCTCATCATCATGGATAGCAACTTGTCGTCTAATTAATTCCACGATACTGCGGCGACATATCCTCGTTGCTTCCCCGGAACCATCCGCTGTGTCATCAGCCGTATATGTGTATACTCTAACTCAAGTATTTTCGCTTGAGTTACTGACGCGACCATTTTGTATCGTCCACTCTGCGGTTGCTTTATAAGTCGATCGCGACCGAGAACAATTTCATGCCATTTAGCCAACGGTTTAATTGAGCTTAAGAAGAACCCTGTCGGGGAGGGTGTACATACATGGCAGCTCCGGCCGGTAAGTGGCCGTGGGTCGGGGTCGGGACGGCCATGACCGTCGTCACCGTGTGGTCCTGCTCCAAGTTGCCGGACTACATCCACGACGAGCTGAGGCACTTCATCACCAAGtggacgccgctcgtcgccgcctACTTCAACCCCTACGTCCAGGTCACCATCTCCGAGCAGAGCGACGAGCAGTTCCGCCGGAACGAGCTCTTCGACGACATCTCCGCCTACCTCACCCACAAATGCGCTGGCGGCGCCCGCAGGCTCAAGGCCGAGCTGGGGAAGGACGGCAAGCTCCCGGAGATCACCCTGGACGACGACGTGCACGTCACCGACGACCACCAAGGCGCGCGCGTCTGGTGGTACGCGTCCAACAAGGGCCCCAGCTACAGGAGCCCGAGCCCCGTCGTCAGCCTCTTCCCCGCCGACACGGAGCCCCGGCTGTTCCGGGCAGTGTTCCACAAGCGCCACCGCCGTGTCATGCTCGACGACTACCTGCCGGGCGCGCTGGAGAAGGGCCGCCATCTCATCGCCACCATGGCCAGGGAGAGGCGGCTGTTCACGAACCACCGGCCGGGGAACAGGAGCACCTGGTGCCACGTGCCATTCGAGCACCCGGCGACATTCGAGAAGCTCGCCATGGACCCCGACCAGAAGAAGGAGATCATCGACGATCTGGAGGCGTTCATGGACGGCAAGCAGTACTACTCAGACGTGGGCAAGGCGTGGAAGCGCGGGTACCTGCTGCACGGGCCCCCGGGCACGGGCAAGTCAACGCTGATCTCGGCCATGGCCAACAAGCTCAAGTACGACGTCTACGACCTTGACCTCACGTCCGTCAAGAACAACGCCGAGCTCCGGAAGCTCTTCATCGAGACCAAGGGCAAGTCCATCATCGTCATCGAGGACATCGACGCCATCGAGGTCGACCTCGCCGGAAACCGCAAGGTCGCCGGCAAGAAGGGCGCCGGCGGCAGCTGCTGCGACCCGCTGGACCCCAACAAAGATGACGGCAGCAAGGTGACGCTCTCCGGTCTGCTCAGCTTCGTGGACGGGCTGTggtcggcgagcggcggcgagcgGGTCATCGTCTTCACCACCAACCGCGTCGACATGCTCGACCCAGCGCTGACCCGCCGCGGGAGGATGGACATGCACATCGAGATGTCCTACTGCCGTTTTGGGGCCTTCAAGGTGCTCGCCAAGAACTACCTCAAGGTACAAGACCACGTCTTGTTCGACGAAATTCAGCGGCTGCTCGACGACACCGACACGTCACCCGCTGACGTGGCACATAACCTCATGCCCAAATGCAAAAAGAGGAGGAGGGACGACTCCGATATGTCGTCCAGTGACGTGGCACGTATGGACGCCGACACTTCCTTGGCAGGTTTAGTTGAGACCCTGAAGAAAGCCAGGAGGGAATCAGTGACGGCTCCGGCCGCCGTGAAACTTTGAGATGACTGTCATACCGGCCTATTTCTTGGTGATGTTTGTCCCCGTGTAACATTTTCCTCCTTGGTatcaatatatatatatgcaaGTTTTCAACACCATGGTAAAAGCCAGCGGCTGGTTCGGAGTGGCTCGATTGCCGGTGAAAATCGTGCCGATTTCGGTCATGACAGACGATGGCGGTGTTTTAGACGTCGTTTCCTTGTTGAAGGCATCGTCGTTACCTCGCTCCGGCCGCTCTAGGGCAAGCCCTTGATCTGGGTCTCCTAGATCGGATGATAACGGTGCCTTCGGTGTCGTTCTCCCCGTGGGGGCATTATTTTGGAGCAGGTGCTGTCTGAAGGTGCTAAGAGGGGGAGCGGTGTTGCATCTACCGCATCGAAGATGGCGGGTCTTGGCGGCGGCGTGCAGTGTAGTCTCGGCGATGGACGCGTGTAGGCTGGTGACGTTGTCTGGCGTCGATGGCAGTTGGTACTGGCAAGGTCAATGCGTTGATCCCTCCGAATATGGGATGGCGGAAGATTACGACGGTGGAGTCTAGAGCATGCGCATTCGGTGCGTGTTGATGGTCTGTTAGACCGATTTGTGCTCTCGACTCGCTGTGGGGCGGCTTGGTGAGGCCATCGGTTTAGATGGTGTGCGTTGGTGCGAGGTCGTGACACATCATCAAACTTATAGGTGTAGCGGTAGAGATCGTCAGGAAGATGACTTTAGATTGCTTTTTTCGCGAATACGTAAAGCTTGCGTAATGAGTACAATTATAGgtacaacacatgacatgaatgcAAGGAGACATGAGCATGGTGCCCGGGACAGAGAGAGACGGGGTGCTTAGCCTGAACAGGATGAAACACAACTAAACCCACCAAAACTAAAACTAGAGGAGCAAACCAAATACGCAGGACGTCAAACATCTTCAAGTCCAACATCGGGACACAACGAGCTAGCAAGAtagcgccttcaagaaggggaaCGACGTCGTGATGCCGCCGTCCAATCCAAAGAACCGGACCTAGGGTTTCTCTGCTGCTCGACGAGGGGCGCATATCAAGGCCAAGGCAGTGCCTcaagaaagggaaacgacactcGCGAGTGTCGCCGCTGCCAGCATCGATAAGCCGAGCGTGGATTTCGCCTGGCCTGAGTTTGAGCAATCCCAAAGTCGCCAGATCAGGATCTGAAGATGTCGAAGAGAACTTGCTTGTCGACTGCTACCTCGGAAGGGGGTGGGGCTGCACCTGTTGCTGACGAAAAACGCAAGCTTTGGAGCCGGCATGGCTTGTCGATGGACGGGGTCGGAGAGGCAGTGGGTAGAGAGCCAACACTGATGGAAGGATGATGGTCGACGCCACCGACATTCTGGAGCGATGCTCTTACATCAATCATAAAGGTTGTAGATGACTTTAGATTGCACCATGTATTTACTTTGTCAGACTCTATTGAACATTATTAAAAAAAAGATGGATGTGTGCATCCTTGGATGCAGGGGCAGTGGGTTTAACCTCCTTTTTGAAAAAAGCAGCTACATCGATCTTTCATTCACAATATATATCAAACAGTGAATAAAATGGTGACAATAAATTAATATTCGCAAAAAAATAAATGAGGAAATTGCACCAATACACAACCTTTATAGTTGAAGTAAGAGCATCTCTAATCAATCCATAAAAACTTGTTCCGGCAGTTCGGCCTGTCGTGGCAGTGCTATCCGGACGTGTGCCGCTCCGACAGTCAAGAGAAATATGGTTTTATATGCCTCCATTGGAGGTGCTATCCCCTAAAAAAAATTGTAGGTGCTATTTTTTGTCCGTACATATGGGGAGAGTTTGGATGCAAATGCTATgtattgtttttcttttttttttattAGTGCTCGCCTACAATTTTTGGTGAAGTGGGTCGGTCCAACAACGTGGTAGTGACGAGTGTTGGGAGCCTTCTAAAGGGAAATTTTCTTAGAAGATGAGGACGAGGAGTTGTTGCCCAAGATGATGAGCCTAGATAGGTGCACACAGTGAAAATTATTCATATGTATATTAGTAGTATAACCAAATGTAGGAACAACTCCACCAAGACCCATTTTATAACACCGAAATAATATGCATGTACAGTCACACCACCACCTGCACCCAAATACGCCATCACAACCACAGAAGACCAGGGTGATGAAGTCGAACATTTTATGGTGGTCTGCACAGCCGTTTTGTGTGACAGACAATTGTTCAAAAGCGGGTCATCCTTTCAGATGGATGTCTGATTCTATCTGTGCCTAAATCGGTGGTCACGGCATACTATCCAGAAATAAAAGAAGGATGCTCCTACAAGCCTCCTCAGAGCTCAGTCGAATCCGGCCGTTCGTTGCGTTTGCTTGATGGCGTTTTGGCCGTCGGATCATGCCATCGAACGTGCTCTACCGTCGGATCTGAGAGTAGCACTATAGGAATGAATAGTTGCCGTTTTTCCCCGGCCTCGCTCACTCCGCGGCTTCGACCTTGTCTCGCTGACGTGTGGGGTCGCTAGCTTGTGGGCCCCATTTGTCAGCGACTGTGGCTGTGACTGTGGCATGTGTGTCCCGGCGTGCGTACGGGCGGGTAAATATCTCATGCCACCGCCTGATATTTCCCTACCCTGTCGAGGGCAAAAGTGAGATTTCACGTGGGGCGTCGCCACTTGGGTCTCCACGATTTGTTGCTCCTTCCCCAATCGGTCGACGAGCTAGGGTTCGGTCCTCatctctcacttctctctctccCTTCCCCGTCTCCCCTCCGCTTCCCACTCCCTTGCCGCCGCCGCCTGTTTTCGCGTCCCCATCTCCCCTCCGCTTGCCACTACCCTgcaggcgccgccgccgccgcgtcctccTCCCCTCCCGCAACACATCTTCCCCTTCTCGCGTCCCGTCTCGCCGTCACCCCTCTGCCTCCTCCCCTTCCGCCACACATCCGCCCCGCCCGTTGGAACACGCGGCTGCGTCAGGAGTACCTCTACCGGAAGAGCCTCAAGGGGAAGGAGTGTCAGCACTACGAGAAGAGGTGCCGCATCCAGGAGGTGCTCGGGAAGGGCAAGCCTATCCCCACCAAGCTTCGCAACGAGGGGCTCGCCCTCCGCCGCAAGATCGACCTCGGCGACCAAGACCGTGCAGGTTTCGTCGGATCCATCGTCCCCACCTTCCCAtttctttaattttttttgttGCGCTTCTCATGGTTGGTTGGTGTCAGTGCCGAGGAGTATCATAGATGATAAGTACGCCGGTGCCACGCTGCGCGAGCCCATGATTCTCTTGACCACATCCCGTAACCCTGGTGCTCCCCTGACTCAGTTTTTTAAGGTTGTGTTTATGCTGTGAATTAGAAGGTGTTTTGATAGATTAAAATGGTGCATCTCGTGCTTACTGACCAAGTAAATTTGAAGTGCGTGAATAGGTTAGAATTGAGAGGATGGATAGAACTAGATGTGTCCTAGGTATCTGCACAGTAGTTTTTGTTGCCTTCTTAGCTTGTTGGGTACCTACTTTTTTCTGTCAAGGAGTACCGATTTGGCCTGAGGTTGTGTCCTTTCTCAATGAAGGTTTTGTTCCTATCCAGTACTAGGAGACGAATTGGTTGCAGGGTAGCCAGAGTAGGTCTTTCTGCATATGCATTTGATTAGATGTCCCAAGATTGTTGGTTTACTTCTTTTGGTCTTATACTGAATATGTCTTTGGTCAGGACAACTTGGAACAGCTTGTGTGTGCCTCTCAGATTCCTACAGAAGAAAGGATACCTTTTCTTTTTTATTGGATGGACAACAACATAACCGCAACAATAGATCTATCAGGTAATTGGCCATCTGTCTTAATCCATGTGTACTTAGAACTTACATGTCAGGTTGTGCTATCAAGTCAAGTTTTCGGTTTATACTCTTGCTTCTAAATAGTTTTCGGTTTATACTCTTGCTTCTAAATAATGGGGAAAACCTATTTTCTGAAATTTTGCACTCTAGACCTGAAATTATAGAGAAATTTGTGAATAGTTAAATGAATTTGAGCATTTGATTCATTGCATGTGCGTGGTGGTCGAGCACGGTAGTGCTGATGGGTGCCGTCTCTGTCGACTGGAGAAGCGCAGGTCACGGCTCACACCGCTGCTCTATTGGGGTCATCAACCGTCGTGCTTGCGTTGCGCCTGCGCTCAGGTCCTACATCCCAGGTGCATGTCTCACAGACGTCCATACACAAAGTTCTGACCCCCTTTTTTCTGCTGCTCCATATAGTGAACCAACAGAGTCATGTATGTAGTGAGCGTTGGGTGACGTGTCCATCGGCTGAGCGACAAGTCGGAGCTGCAAGTCGTTGACCATGGGGTGCTACTGTGAGGATCTCATGTCTTTCACTCTATGTGTGTATCTCTCTGTCCTGTTCCCCTTTTGCTATTCATTCATGCCTGTTAGGATCACTAGGTTTTTTCTTGGTTTTGTAGTTGTGGGTTGCTGTTAAGAATGATTGCCCTGATTAGTTAGGATTTAAATGCCAGAAGTTGATTGCTCTTAAGAATCATTGGATGGACTATTTAAGTTTCACTCATAAGTGTTTACCATTTATGAAATTAGTTTCTCATTTTGGACATTATATAAACTTTGGTGCATATTAATGCAGGTATTAGTAGTCCATTTCCTTTATGAATATGAGCTTTGCTATGGATCTTGGGAGCAGGTCATCCTTAGTTTGCTTCCAGTGTAGCAGGTCATCCTTAGATGGTCTCTTGCTTTTGCTAAATCAGATAGAGGCTTTAAACACATTCAGTTTAAGTAATGAAAGTCTTTTGTATTTACTATTGCCATTAATTAATTACATTGGTTAGTGTAG
This sequence is a window from Aegilops tauschii subsp. strangulata cultivar AL8/78 chromosome 7, Aet v6.0, whole genome shotgun sequence. Protein-coding genes within it:
- the LOC109771668 gene encoding AAA-ATPase At3g28580-like; translated protein: MAAPAGKWPWVGVGTAMTVVTVWSCSKLPDYIHDELRHFITKWTPLVAAYFNPYVQVTISEQSDEQFRRNELFDDISAYLTHKCAGGARRLKAELGKDGKLPEITLDDDVHVTDDHQGARVWWYASNKGPSYRSPSPVVSLFPADTEPRLFRAVFHKRHRRVMLDDYLPGALEKGRHLIATMARERRLFTNHRPGNRSTWCHVPFEHPATFEKLAMDPDQKKEIIDDLEAFMDGKQYYSDVGKAWKRGYLLHGPPGTGKSTLISAMANKLKYDVYDLDLTSVKNNAELRKLFIETKGKSIIVIEDIDAIEVDLAGNRKVAGKKGAGGSCCDPLDPNKDDGSKVTLSGLLSFVDGLWSASGGERVIVFTTNRVDMLDPALTRRGRMDMHIEMSYCRFGAFKVLAKNYLKVQDHVLFDEIQRLLDDTDTSPADVAHNLMPKCKKRRRDDSDMSSSDVARMDADTSLAGLVETLKKARRESVTAPAAVKL